A genome region from Triticum aestivum cultivar Chinese Spring chromosome 2B, IWGSC CS RefSeq v2.1, whole genome shotgun sequence includes the following:
- the LOC123041767 gene encoding heat stress transcription factor B-2a has translation MASPALGAGTPPFLTKTYAMVDDPETDDTISWNESGTAFVVWRRAEFERDLLPKNFKHSNFASFVRQLNTYGFRKIGLDRWEFANECFRKGEKRLLGAIQRRKGSGAGAPPPAMMATPIATAIPISPTPTSSGGDAAVSSSPPPGLALVATGAMAELEEENARLRRENARLARELARARRVCDGVRHLVWRYDHGGDEVGEEDERHGAAGAKPMLFGVAIGRKRSREDGHGGGDEENGAEEDGEDEEEEQEHDDDDERHAARREQGKAMKTERSDLNVLSLSVRAAAAARPDGGSRDRSGNH, from the exons ATGGCGTCGCCGGCGCTGGGGGCGGGGACGCCGCCGTTCCTCACCAAGACGTACGCGATGGTGGACGACCCGGAGACCGACGACACCATCTCCTGGAACGAGTCCGGCACGGCGTTCGTGGTGTGGCGCCGCGCCGAGTTCGAGCGCGACCTCCTCCCCAAGAACTTCAAGCACAGCAACTTCGCCTCCTTCGTCCGCCAGCTCAACACCTAC GGATTCAGGAAGATAGGCCTTGACAGGTGGGAGTTCGCCAACGAGTGCTTCAGGAAAGGGGAGAAGCGCCTGCTCGGCGCGATACAGAGGCGGAAGGGATCTGGCGCCGGGGCGCCGCCGCCCGCGATGATGGCGACGCCGATTGCGACGGCGATTCCGATCTCGCCCACGCCGACGAGCTCCGGCGGGGACGCCGCGgtctcgtcgtcgccgccgcccgggCTGGCGCTGGTGGCCACCGGCGCGATGGCCGAGCTGGAGGAGGAGAACGCGCGGCTGCGGCGCGAGAACGCGAGGCTGGCGCGGGAGCTCGCGCGCGCGCGGCGCGTCTGCGACGGCGTGCGGCACCTCGTCTGGCGGTATGACCACGGCggggatgaagtgggggaggaggACGAGAGGCACGGCGCCGCAGGCGCGAAGCCGATGCTATTCGGCGTCGCGATAGGGAGGAAGAGGTCGCGCGAGGATGGGCACGGGGGAGGGGATGAGGAAAATGGGGCagaggaggacggcgaagacgaggaggaggagcaagaacacgacgacgacgacgagaggCACGCCGCCCGGCGAGAACAAGGGAAGGCTATGAAGACGGAGCGgtcggatctgaatgtgctttcgctgtccgtgcgggcggcggcggcggcgaggcctgACGGAGGCTCGCGTGATCGTAGCGGAAACCACTAG